A region of Dictyostelium discoideum AX4 chromosome 1 chromosome, whole genome shotgun sequence DNA encodes the following proteins:
- a CDS encoding hypothetical protein (Slime mold (D.discoideum) transposon DIRS-1, complete, clone SB41) — protein sequence MSDSSQRRLGSIIPHSPRGQVRDFTLVNSSKPMEWKRNQSVSKLRLCSYNRCLGIRCRCHSQERKQGNQNLVIPEVNNSIKHVVKSSRNARAVNGLSSAMSETEQLQAEDSNRQHYHSLIHQSPGWSNTRSLSSVRTTLETMPQEESELDWRAYSRILQCKSRPPQPSFRDESQIIDQSNQELQLATEEGSVQSHTTSIRSNTDGSVRISPQPSNEQLFNNQNECTPPRLESMEAMSSLPTTHSFAFYPGEDELIQFEEGFYNTDLPNLEISNLVSDDSSTSSSSSSSHVSSSTGNISRSIDQTISRVDTNPDSTTLETGDYSTFQSHVMSFARTTNTKTAELLMKSWEPSTLKVYSSSYTRFLNFCTLNSLNPANITLVVFMDYLTHLLLLLRNQTDIVNAPFITRIMTGIHKLRPSSAKYKEIWDANQVFKHLSTIKVIPKYTYTALLNKTLVLCKMFGLARSSDLVKWSFKGLIISLDSIKGPVINAKEQRIGVVSILELTSLDDTNSQVCPVRHLATYLRASKGRRKPHSGDSVFIKNEGEPLQVNDINSIVLSTLSKSGIDIAKFKSHSTRSAMASLLLSNNVPFHFVKKMGRWKSNDTVDTFYDKRIIGEKSGPIPPALSRNSINQIVFSFQCHYLYVFIFLKISQNSKK from the exons ATGTCTGACTCTAGCCAACGGAGATTGGGATCAATCATTCCCCATTCTCCAAGAGGTCAAGTCAGAGATTTCACATTGGTTAACAGTTCTAAACCAATGGAATGGAAAAGAAATCAGTCTGTTTCCAAGTTACGACTATGTTCTTACAACCGATGCCTCGGAATCAGGTGCAGGTGCCACTCTCAAGAAAGGAAACAAGGTAATCAAAACTTGGTCATTCCAGAGGTCAATAACTCAATCAAACATGTCGTCAAATCGTCGAGAAATGCTCGCGCTGTTAATGGCTTATCAAGCGCTATGTCGGAAACTGAACAACTGCAAGCTGAAGATTCAAACCGACAACACTACCACTCTCTCATACATCAATCGCCAGGGTGGTCAAATACAAGATCTCTCAGTTCTGTTCGAACAACTTTGGAAACAATGCCTCAAGAAGAAAGTGAACTTGATTGGAGAGCATATTCCAGGATTCTTCAATGTAAAAGCCGACCACCTCAGCCGTCTTTCAGAGATGAATCACAAATCATCGACCAGAGTAATCAAGAGTTACAACTGGCAACTGAAGAAGGAAGTGTTCAATCGCATACAACTTCAATTCGGTCAAATACAGATGGATCTGTTCGCATCTCACCTCAACCATCAAACGAACAACTATTCAACAATCAGAATGAATGCACTCCACCTCGATTGGAGTCAATGGAAGCAATGTCTAGCCTTCCCACCACCCATTCTTTTGCCTTCTATCCTGGAGAAGATGAACTCATACAGTTCGAAGAAGGTTTCTATAATACTGATCTTCCCAATCTGGAGATCAGCAACTTGGTATCCGATGATTCAAGCACAAGTTCCTCGTCATCATCGTCACATGTTTCCTCAAGTACTGGGAACATTTCAAGAAGTATTGATCAAACAATCAGTAGAGTCGATACCAATCCAGATTCAACAACGTTGGAAACTGGGGATTATTCAACTTTCCAATCTCATGTAATGTCCTTCGCTCgtacaacaaatacaaaaacAGCTGAGCTGTTAATGAAGTCTTGGGAACCTTCCACTCTCAAAGTATATAGCTCCAGTTATACAAGATTCCTCAATTTCTGTACTTTGAACTCTTTGAATCCAGCAAACATTACCTTAGTTGTTTTCATGGATTATCTTACACATCTT TTGTTACTCCTTAGGAATCAAACTGATATTGTTAATGCTCCATTCATTACAAGAATTATGACTGGTATTCACAAATTGCGCCCTTCATCTGCAAAGTATAAAGAGATATGGGATGCAAATCAAGTATTCAAGCACTTATCTACTATCAAAGTTATCCCTAAGTACACATACACTGCGCTATTAAACAAGACACTTGTACTCTGTAAAATGTTTGGTTTAGCAAGATCATCAGACTTGGTGAAGTGGTCGTTCAAAGGTCTCATTATTTCTCTTGACTCAATCAAAGGTCCAGTTATTAATGCTAAAGAACAAAGAATTGGTGTTGTTTCAATCTTAGAATTAACTTCGTTAGATGATACTAACTCTCAAGTATGCCCTGTTCGCCACCTTGCAACATACCTTAGAGCTTCTAAAGGAAGAAGAAAGCCCCATTCGGGTGACTCTGTCTTTATTAAGAATGAGGGTGAACCGCTCCAAGTTAATGATATTAACTCAATTGTACTATCAACACTCTCAAAGTCAGGTATTGATATTGCCAAGTTCAAATCTCACTCTACCCGTTCCGCTATGGCTTCTCTGCTGTTGTCCAATAACGTTCCGTTCCACTTTGTCAAGAAGATGGGTCGTTGGAAATCAAACGATACTGTAGATACCTTCTACGATAAAAGAATCATTGGTGAAAAATCTGG tcCCATCCCACCAGCCCTTAGTCGGAATTCcataaatcaaattgtttttagTTTTCAGTGCCACTATTTATacgtttttattttcttaaaaatttcgcaaaactcaaaaaaataa
- a CDS encoding hypothetical protein (Slime mold (D.discoideum) transposon DIRS-1, complete, clone SB41), which translates to MLSSDSSNVDVELISYLTQSTIILAVNAQASLSRVRRKNIAKEIYGSEVLLPIKIKDTPKMFDETETERVRKLAKSIRKNNEAK; encoded by the coding sequence ATGTTATCATCTGATAGCTCTAATGTCGATGTAGAACTTATTAGTTACTTAACTCAGAGTACAATCATCTTAGCCGTTAATGCTCAAGCATCGCTTAGTCGTGTCCGTCGTAAAAACATCGCTAAAGAAATCTATGGTTCTGAAGTACTCTTACCAATTAAGATCAAGGATACACCAAAGATGTTTGATGAAACTGAAACTGAACGTGTAAGAAAGCTAGCCAAGTCAATCAGAAAGAACAACGAAGCAAAATAA